The genome window GGGTGAGTCATGTAGGCGTACATGGGCGTGTTATCGGGGTGCCACGACGTACCCGACCCGTTGCGGTTCATCGGCAGGTTACGCGACAGGGAGTGCGTCATGCCCGGCATGGATTTGCCTGACATTGTCGTGTCCATCGTCAGGCCATAATTTAGCTCGTGCATTCCGGCCATTGACTCGTCCATATGCATCCCCTCGTGCCCCGAGTGATCCATCGGTTTTGTCGTATCGTTCTTTGTTTTTGCGCCGGACTGACCTTTCATGGGCATTGTCATCGTTGGCGTTTTGCCTACTCCGGGTGCACCTTCGTGGTGTTGATGCTGGCCAAAGGCAAGGCTATAGGTCAGTAGCACAAAGGCGTATATAAGTCGTTTACTCATAAGTCATTTAGAAAAAAACTGGGATAGTGCATAGGTGTAAGTAGGACTACCCCAGTCTGGAATTAAGCGGCCATCCGGCGGCACTCGTCAGCGCACTTCCGGCAGGCTTCGGCGCAGGCTTTGCAATGGGCAAAATGGTCGGCGTGTTTTTCACACTCAGCGGCACAGGCTTCGCAGGCTTCTGCGCATACCTGCATGAACGATTGCATAAACTGCGAGCCACGCGCTGCCAGGCGACCGCATAGCGTGCAGATATCGGCGCAATCCCGGCTGAGTTTGATACAGGCCGTCATGTCGTGACCTTTGCTGTCAACATCACCCGATTCAAGGCAGGCGGTGGCACATTCTTCACAGGCTTTAGCGCAATCGAAACAGGTGTCAACGTGTGCGGTCATTGTCATGTTTTCCATAATCGTCGGTAAGTTTATCGTCTATTGACCACCATTGGTCTGACAAAATAACTAACCACCGGCTATTCAGTTTTTACATAATTACGGCTGGAGTTTATAAGGAGCCAGTGGGCGATGGCTAGTCACGTTTTTGCGCTCGTCTACTCCTTCATCGGTTCGTTTTGTAAGACCTTGTCCAGACTGTGCCGTTCGACGAGGGCGGCCTTCCGAAAGTGTCCCGGCGTCTGTCCCGTCACATTTTTGAACTGATTCGACAAATGCTGTACACTGCTGTAACCCAACCGCCAGGCCATTTCGCTCAATGTCAGTTCGTCATACCGCAGCCACTCTTTTACCTTCTCAATTTTCAAGGCAATGACGTATTTCTCGACCGTGTACTGTTCATTAGCGGAGAACAAGCCACTCATGTACGAGTATTCGTAACCAAGTTTGCGCTCCAGAAACGTCGAGTAGTTCTCGGTTGGTAGCCGCTCCCCTTTCAGGTGCTGTATCTCATTGATCAACAGCACTTTCATGTGTTCAACCAGCGACTGCTTTTTATCATCGACAAGATCGAATCCATTCGCCTGCAACATCGTCCGGATCGTATCGCGGGTGATCGGTGCGGGTAGCTCCGCAATAGTCACCTCCCCAAGCGTTATGTGATTGACGGTGAGGCCCAGTTTTTCAAGCTCTTCGCGCACAACCCGTTTACACCGGTCGCACACCATATTTCGGATGGTCAATGTCATACTAATTAACGTTGAGGTTTGAAACGAAAGCCAGCATATACCAGTTGCCCGGTAACGGGTCCCCACACCCGCGCGCCCGCATCAAAACTGGTTCCAA of Spirosoma agri contains these proteins:
- a CDS encoding AraC family transcriptional regulator — encoded protein: MTLTIRNMVCDRCKRVVREELEKLGLTVNHITLGEVTIAELPAPITRDTIRTMLQANGFDLVDDKKQSLVEHMKVLLINEIQHLKGERLPTENYSTFLERKLGYEYSYMSGLFSANEQYTVEKYVIALKIEKVKEWLRYDELTLSEMAWRLGYSSVQHLSNQFKNVTGQTPGHFRKAALVERHSLDKVLQNEPMKE
- a CDS encoding four-helix bundle copper-binding protein, with the protein product MENMTMTAHVDTCFDCAKACEECATACLESGDVDSKGHDMTACIKLSRDCADICTLCGRLAARGSQFMQSFMQVCAEACEACAAECEKHADHFAHCKACAEACRKCADECRRMAA